AGATAAAAGTGAGAGGAGATAAGAATGTTTTATAGGATAAAGCAATTTATGTGGGCAATAGAATCTATCTATAAAGATATTGATGATGAATATATAAAAAAATACTTAGATGAAGATGAAAAAAGATTATTTCAGCTATTAAAGAAATCTGATAAACAGCATAGTATAAGGGTAGCAAAAGATGCATTAGAGTATATTGAAGATTCAAATAATGTCATACAAAACTTAGATAAAGAGAAAATTGTTAAAATTGCTTTATTACACGATATTGGTAAAATTGAGAGGCCATTAAATGTAATTGAGAAATCACTTATAGTTATCTTGGATAAAGTTACAAGTGGAAAGATAAGTAGATATAGTAATTTCAAAATAATAGATATATATTATAATCACCCAGAAAAAGGGTATGAGATATTAAAGCTAAATAAAAAATACGATGTAGAATTCCTTAAAGTGATAGAAGAACATCATCATAAAATAAAAACATCAAATGAAATATTAGAAATAATTAAATATTGTGATAATAAAAATTAATGAGGTGGAATATGAATAGTGAAGATAGAAGAAAGGAAATTGTTAATTATATAGTAAATAGCAAAAGTCCATTAAAAGGCAGCGAAATAGCTAAAATATTTGGGGTAACTAGGCAAGTAATAGTAAAAGATATAGCGATAATAAGAGCAGCTGGAAGCAATATTGTCGCAACTCCAGAGGGATATATTATGAATAAGGAGAATTCTAGATATAGGAGAATTTTAGCTCTATGTCATAATTCAAGTGAAATGACAAATGAATTAGAGATAGTAATAAAGTATGGAGGAATGATTGAAGATGTAATTATTGAACATCCTATTTATGGTGAGCTTAAAGGAAATCTAATGATAAGAAATTTAAATGATTTAAATAACTTTCTTGATAAGTATAAGAAGTTTAAGGCAAAACCTTTATCAGCTCTAACAGAAGGAATTCACTTGCATACTATTTCAACAGAAAATA
This genomic window from Clostridium sp. 'White wine YQ' contains:
- a CDS encoding HD domain-containing protein codes for the protein MFYRIKQFMWAIESIYKDIDDEYIKKYLDEDEKRLFQLLKKSDKQHSIRVAKDALEYIEDSNNVIQNLDKEKIVKIALLHDIGKIERPLNVIEKSLIVILDKVTSGKISRYSNFKIIDIYYNHPEKGYEILKLNKKYDVEFLKVIEEHHHKIKTSNEILEIIKYCDNKN
- a CDS encoding transcription repressor NadR gives rise to the protein MNSEDRRKEIVNYIVNSKSPLKGSEIAKIFGVTRQVIVKDIAIIRAAGSNIVATPEGYIMNKENSRYRRILALCHNSSEMTNELEIVIKYGGMIEDVIIEHPIYGELKGNLMIRNLNDLNNFLDKYKKFKAKPLSALTEGIHLHTISTENKEDMDMIIRDLEKVGYLLKD